A genome region from Natranaeroarchaeum sulfidigenes includes the following:
- a CDS encoding lycopene cyclase domain-containing protein, with translation MSVPLTYMEFHLVFILPPLLVLGWFAWRRDDASWGRAPLSGLAIMLFLAVVYTTPWTNVMIPRGVWWYGDGAVLGTIWYTPIEEYLFFILQPILTAFWLFQFLTVEDRSLLIPLSHRLAGAAGGLAICVLGYFLMGTTSTFYLGSLLFWAGPILAIQWAFGITYLIKEVPRLLAVALVVPTLYLWTVDRIAIGLGIWSISETHTIGLSLLGLPVEEALFFFLTNVFLVQGIVLYMWLLDRPYEFAGVGWFSERAQAVDSERA, from the coding sequence ATGAGCGTACCACTTACCTACATGGAGTTTCATCTCGTGTTCATTCTGCCGCCATTGCTGGTCTTGGGGTGGTTTGCGTGGCGGCGGGACGACGCTAGCTGGGGACGTGCTCCACTCTCCGGGCTCGCCATTATGCTGTTTCTCGCGGTCGTCTACACGACACCGTGGACGAACGTCATGATTCCCAGAGGTGTCTGGTGGTACGGCGACGGTGCTGTGCTCGGAACGATCTGGTACACGCCGATAGAGGAATACCTCTTTTTCATCCTGCAGCCGATACTCACGGCGTTCTGGCTATTTCAGTTCCTGACTGTCGAAGACCGGTCGTTACTGATTCCACTATCACATCGGCTCGCGGGAGCGGCTGGCGGTCTCGCGATCTGCGTTCTCGGATACTTCCTCATGGGGACGACCTCGACGTTTTATCTCGGTTCCCTGCTGTTCTGGGCGGGCCCGATCCTCGCCATCCAGTGGGCGTTCGGGATCACGTATCTAATAAAAGAAGTCCCACGACTCCTCGCAGTGGCACTTGTCGTCCCAACGCTATACCTCTGGACCGTCGATCGGATCGCGATCGGTCTGGGGATCTGGTCGATTTCGGAGACACACACGATCGGCCTCTCCCTGCTTGGACTGCCAGTCGAGGAGGCGCTGTTTTTCTTCTTGACGAACGTCTTCCTCGTGCAGGGGATCGTCCTCTACATGTGGCTACTCGACCGCCCCTACGAGTTCGCCGGCGTCGGCTGGTTCAGCGAGCGGGCACAGGCAGTCGACAGCGAGCGAGCGTGA
- a CDS encoding DUF7565 family protein, protein MTWACGIDGCGEVFDEIEDAIIHQTSEHQRRECKVCGVVVPDGYLALRHAFNEHTRAEYVRAYDADSDDVREREEVKDEVEATADLQQVVERLNDSGSL, encoded by the coding sequence ATGACCTGGGCATGCGGAATCGATGGCTGTGGCGAGGTATTCGACGAGATCGAGGACGCGATTATCCACCAGACGAGCGAGCACCAGCGCCGTGAGTGCAAGGTCTGTGGCGTCGTCGTCCCCGACGGCTATCTGGCGCTCAGACACGCGTTTAACGAGCACACTCGCGCCGAGTACGTGCGCGCGTACGACGCCGACTCCGATGACGTCCGCGAGCGCGAAGAAGTAAAGGACGAAGTCGAAGCGACAGCCGATCTCCAGCAGGTTGTCGAGCGGTTGAACGACAGCGGTTCGTTATAG
- a CDS encoding transcription elongation factor Spt5 — translation MSIYAVKTTASQERTVADMIMTREEDDIHAALAPDSLTSYVMVEAEDDAILSRVLEEIPHARSIVPGESGISEVEHFLSPTPDVEGIAEGDIVELVAGPFKGEKAQVQRIDEGKDQVTVELYEATVPIPVTVRGDQIRVLDSDER, via the coding sequence ATGTCGATTTACGCAGTCAAAACAACCGCGAGTCAGGAACGCACCGTCGCCGACATGATCATGACTCGTGAAGAAGACGACATCCATGCGGCGCTCGCACCCGACTCGCTTACTAGCTACGTGATGGTTGAAGCCGAGGACGATGCGATCCTCTCTCGCGTCCTCGAGGAGATCCCTCACGCTCGCAGTATCGTCCCCGGTGAGAGCGGTATCTCGGAGGTCGAACACTTTCTCTCGCCCACGCCGGACGTCGAGGGGATCGCGGAGGGAGACATCGTCGAACTCGTCGCCGGACCGTTCAAAGGCGAGAAGGCACAGGTCCAGCGGATCGACGAGGGCAAAGATCAGGTAACCGTCGAACTCTACGAGGCGACCGTTCCGATTCCCGTAACCGTCCGGGGCGACCAGATCCGCGTGCTCGACAGCGACGAACGGTAA
- a CDS encoding protein translocase SEC61 complex subunit gamma, producing MDVPLDLTSYVRVLKMASTPSWNEFSQVAKIAGAGILVVGFIGFLIAAFMLHLVPPYEGGFLLWAALGA from the coding sequence ATGGACGTCCCTCTAGATCTCACGTCGTACGTGCGGGTCCTCAAAATGGCCAGCACGCCGTCGTGGAACGAGTTCTCACAGGTCGCCAAGATCGCCGGTGCTGGCATTCTCGTCGTCGGTTTCATCGGCTTTCTGATCGCCGCGTTTATGCTCCACCTGGTGCCACCCTACGAGGGTGGCTTCCTGCTCTGGGCAGCCCTCGGAGCGTGA
- the ftsZ gene encoding cell division protein FtsZ, with translation MDSIVDDAIDEAEEGEEGPPDQHSVNPSGTMTDDELEDVLQDLQTNITVVGCGGAGGNTVDRMFEEGIHGAKLVAANTDVQHLVEIEADTKILMGEQKTQGRGAGSLPQVGEEAAIESQEEIYDAVDGSDMVFVTAGLGGGTGTGSAPVVAKAARESGALTIAIVTTPFTAEGEVRRTNAEAGLERLRDVADTVIVVPNDRLLDSVGKLPVRQAFKVSDEVLMRSVKGITELITKPGLVNLDFADVRTVMERGGVAMIGLGESDSDAKAQDSVKTALRSPLLDVDISGANSALVNVTGGSDMSIEEAEGVVEEIYDRIDPDARIIWGTSVDEELEGMMRTMIVVTGVDSPQIYGGSDEDESQPEPQGRAPEPQGQPADGVEDIDFVE, from the coding sequence ATGGACTCAATCGTTGACGATGCCATCGACGAGGCCGAGGAGGGGGAGGAGGGGCCACCGGACCAGCACAGTGTGAACCCATCGGGAACGATGACCGACGACGAACTCGAAGATGTCCTGCAGGACCTGCAAACGAACATCACGGTGGTCGGCTGTGGTGGCGCGGGCGGTAACACCGTCGATCGGATGTTCGAGGAGGGGATCCACGGTGCGAAACTGGTCGCCGCCAACACCGACGTCCAGCACCTCGTGGAGATCGAGGCCGACACGAAGATCCTGATGGGCGAACAGAAGACCCAGGGCCGCGGCGCTGGTTCGCTCCCGCAGGTCGGCGAGGAGGCTGCCATCGAGAGTCAAGAGGAGATCTACGACGCCGTCGACGGCTCGGATATGGTCTTCGTCACTGCTGGCCTCGGTGGGGGTACCGGCACGGGCAGCGCTCCGGTCGTCGCCAAGGCCGCCCGCGAGAGCGGGGCGCTGACCATCGCCATCGTCACGACGCCGTTCACTGCCGAGGGCGAGGTCCGGCGCACCAACGCTGAAGCCGGTCTCGAACGGCTCCGCGACGTCGCCGACACCGTCATCGTCGTCCCGAACGACCGGCTGCTCGACTCCGTTGGCAAACTCCCCGTCCGACAGGCGTTCAAGGTTAGCGACGAGGTGTTGATGCGATCGGTCAAGGGAATCACCGAACTGATCACGAAACCCGGCCTGGTCAACCTGGACTTCGCCGACGTCCGGACCGTGATGGAACGGGGCGGCGTCGCCATGATCGGGCTCGGGGAGTCCGATTCGGACGCCAAGGCCCAGGACTCGGTCAAGACGGCGCTTCGCTCGCCCCTGCTCGACGTCGATATTTCGGGCGCGAACTCCGCGCTCGTCAACGTTACCGGCGGCTCCGACATGTCCATCGAGGAAGCCGAAGGTGTCGTCGAGGAGATCTACGACCGGATCGATCCCGACGCGCGGATCATCTGGGGCACCTCCGTCGACGAGGAACTCGAAGGCATGATGCGAACGATGATCGTCGTCACCGGCGTCGACTCCCCACAGATCTACGGCGGCAGCGACGAGGACGAGTCCCAGCCCGAACCACAGGGCCGAGCGCCCGAACCACAGGGCCAGCCCGCCGACGGCGTCGAGGATATCGACTTCGTCGAATAG
- a CDS encoding radical SAM protein produces MTDPATLDVTLVDGYVDEPAHFGVPPYISTYPRYTAGALVDAGVPREQITYHTIDELRDDRSKWADVANADLFCYIGGITVPGKYVGGTPAEPDEVKELAWTAKGTTLMGGPVKFGVGDGNEGGIETERDDLDYDFVAKGDIEAAAYDLVDSGLEGFGNRMRSNEEIDQWAADGTFIVEQHPNHPDYLICEMETSRGCPYRCSFCTEPLYGDPDFRPPPSVVTEVDLLADHGVKHFRLGRQADILAYGGDGEKPNPDALRQLYGGIREVAPDLETLHLDNMNPITVVQWPELAREGIRIIAEHNTPGDTAAFGLESADPNVMSDNNLNVTADECLEAVRIVNEEGGWRPGQEPDGAEKPYGPATGPDVPNRLPKLLPGINLVHGLKGEREETFAHNKRFLQRVYDEGLMLRRVNIRQVMAFAGTDMSETGAEIARDHKKQFKQYKREVREEIDNPMLQRLAPPGTRLPDVHLEYHQDGKTFGRQLGTYPLLVGIPGELELGRTLDVAIVDHGYRSVTGVPYPLDVNAASMDELTAIPGIGKQRAGDIVVNRPYESPGEIEADVDLREFTRAGRPEGAD; encoded by the coding sequence ATGACTGACCCCGCGACGCTCGATGTGACCCTCGTCGACGGCTACGTCGACGAGCCCGCTCACTTCGGGGTTCCGCCATACATCTCGACGTATCCGCGCTACACGGCCGGAGCGCTGGTCGACGCCGGTGTCCCGCGAGAACAGATCACCTATCACACGATCGACGAACTCCGCGATGACAGATCGAAGTGGGCGGACGTGGCAAACGCCGACCTGTTCTGTTACATCGGCGGGATCACGGTCCCCGGCAAGTACGTCGGCGGTACTCCGGCCGAACCCGACGAAGTGAAAGAACTCGCCTGGACGGCGAAGGGCACCACGCTGATGGGCGGACCGGTGAAGTTCGGCGTCGGCGACGGCAACGAGGGGGGAATCGAGACCGAGCGCGACGATCTGGACTACGATTTCGTTGCGAAAGGCGACATCGAGGCCGCGGCCTACGACCTCGTCGACAGCGGCCTTGAGGGCTTCGGCAACCGGATGCGCTCGAACGAGGAGATCGATCAGTGGGCTGCCGACGGTACCTTCATCGTCGAACAGCATCCGAACCACCCCGACTATCTCATCTGCGAAATGGAGACCTCGCGGGGCTGTCCGTACCGCTGTTCGTTTTGTACCGAGCCGCTGTATGGCGACCCCGACTTCCGTCCCCCACCGTCGGTCGTCACCGAGGTCGACCTGCTCGCCGACCACGGCGTGAAACACTTCCGGCTCGGACGGCAGGCCGACATCCTCGCGTACGGCGGCGACGGCGAGAAGCCCAATCCCGACGCCCTGCGCCAGCTCTACGGCGGCATCCGCGAGGTCGCACCCGATCTGGAGACACTGCATCTCGACAATATGAATCCGATCACGGTGGTACAGTGGCCGGAGCTGGCCCGCGAGGGGATCCGGATCATCGCCGAGCACAACACCCCCGGTGACACCGCTGCGTTCGGCCTCGAATCCGCCGATCCGAACGTGATGAGCGACAACAACCTGAACGTCACCGCCGACGAGTGCCTCGAAGCGGTGCGGATCGTCAACGAGGAGGGCGGCTGGCGGCCCGGCCAGGAGCCAGACGGGGCAGAGAAACCGTACGGTCCCGCGACCGGCCCGGACGTCCCGAATCGGCTCCCGAAACTCCTGCCCGGAATCAACCTCGTCCACGGCCTCAAGGGCGAGCGCGAGGAGACGTTCGCACACAACAAACGTTTCCTCCAGCGCGTCTACGACGAGGGGCTGATGCTCCGCCGAGTCAACATCCGACAGGTGATGGCCTTCGCCGGAACCGACATGTCCGAGACCGGTGCGGAGATCGCCCGCGACCACAAAAAACAGTTCAAACAGTACAAACGCGAGGTCCGCGAGGAGATCGACAATCCGATGCTCCAGCGGCTCGCCCCGCCCGGAACGCGGCTGCCTGACGTCCATCTTGAGTACCACCAGGACGGGAAGACGTTCGGCAGACAGCTCGGGACCTACCCGCTGCTGGTCGGCATTCCGGGCGAACTCGAACTCGGGCGGACGCTCGATGTCGCCATCGTCGATCACGGCTACCGTTCGGTGACGGGGGTTCCCTACCCGCTCGACGTCAATGCGGCGTCGATGGACGAGCTCACAGCCATTCCCGGGATCGGAAAACAGCGAGCGGGCGACATCGTCGTCAATCGCCCCTACGAGAGTCCTGGGGAGATCGAAGCGGATGTCGATCTGAGGGAGTTTACGCGGGCTGGGCGGCCGGAAGGTGCCGATTGA
- a CDS encoding TRAM domain-containing protein, protein MEISDKLLCLFSAEVRAEEDNYVVEIPRREVETGEIEAGNTYRVALIEREIDAETGSESSGKAGTPPEPQPPVEINETRYVEIEDIGKQGDGIARVERGYVIIVPDAEVGERVKVEITEVKSNFAVGEIVEESF, encoded by the coding sequence TTGGAGATATCTGATAAACTGCTGTGTCTGTTCAGTGCTGAGGTGCGAGCGGAGGAGGACAACTACGTGGTCGAGATCCCGCGACGCGAAGTCGAAACCGGCGAGATCGAAGCCGGAAACACCTACCGTGTTGCGCTCATCGAGCGCGAGATTGATGCCGAAACGGGGAGCGAATCGAGCGGCAAAGCGGGGACGCCGCCGGAACCACAGCCACCGGTCGAGATCAACGAGACACGTTACGTCGAGATCGAGGATATCGGCAAACAGGGCGACGGTATCGCCCGCGTCGAGCGGGGTTACGTGATCATCGTCCCGGACGCCGAGGTCGGCGAGCGAGTGAAAGTCGAGATTACCGAAGTGAAATCGAACTTCGCGGTCGGCGAGATCGTCGAAGAAAGCTTCTAG
- a CDS encoding YkgJ family cysteine cluster protein, with protein sequence MESLEAELERARMLDVDGLADAIETIGFECTRCGACCKADEEDPHTATVFPDEVRELQDDEYDWRDVARPMPYGIEEGEDGPEGETFEWALGTDDCGDCQFYTEADDGTGACTVHEDRPLICATYPFSVALGGTSQPMGEPVDEEGMVRAHECEGLGRAISREDAEALAGSLKERAIRELEEAIGVRDNYAPTDRDGIVVYDSEGPKNRDGEKIR encoded by the coding sequence ATGGAGAGCCTCGAAGCCGAGCTGGAGCGTGCGAGGATGCTCGACGTCGACGGGCTAGCTGACGCCATCGAGACCATCGGATTCGAGTGCACACGCTGTGGTGCCTGCTGCAAGGCCGACGAGGAGGACCCGCATACGGCGACGGTGTTTCCCGATGAAGTCCGGGAGTTACAGGACGATGAGTACGACTGGCGGGACGTTGCGCGGCCGATGCCCTACGGCATCGAGGAGGGCGAGGACGGTCCCGAGGGCGAGACGTTCGAGTGGGCACTCGGGACTGACGACTGCGGAGACTGCCAGTTTTATACAGAAGCGGATGACGGAACTGGGGCCTGTACAGTCCACGAAGACCGGCCGTTGATCTGTGCAACCTACCCGTTCAGTGTTGCGCTGGGTGGGACAAGCCAGCCGATGGGCGAACCGGTCGACGAGGAAGGAATGGTCCGTGCCCACGAGTGTGAGGGGCTCGGGCGGGCGATCAGTCGTGAGGACGCCGAAGCGCTCGCCGGGTCACTCAAAGAACGGGCGATCCGCGAGCTGGAAGAGGCGATCGGCGTCCGGGACAACTACGCCCCAACCGATCGGGACGGCATCGTCGTCTACGACTCGGAAGGTCCAAAAAACCGAGACGGCGAGAAGATCCGCTAG
- a CDS encoding MBL fold metallo-hydrolase, with amino-acid sequence MSHVRRVPIDLDAHVPTGSTNAYVVGDDDGILVDPARRTDALDEAVENCTPSKLLVTHTHPDHVGAVADYAVEYDLTVLARAGYEHRFERATGIAPEETVRDGRLIDAGTHTLRAIATPGHAPDHLALDVLGGSEMLVGDLAVADGSVFVGGEDGDMRGYLTALRRLLARNPDRLYPGHGPVIEEPDETLSRLIAHRIDRERRIERAVQKGASTPEEIVEQVYEKSLDGVRGLAQKTVIAHLDKLAVEDRVVWSNGAARPR; translated from the coding sequence ATGAGCCACGTTCGGCGTGTCCCGATCGACCTCGACGCCCACGTACCGACTGGATCGACGAACGCGTACGTCGTCGGCGACGACGATGGCATCCTCGTCGACCCAGCCCGTCGAACTGACGCGCTCGACGAAGCCGTCGAGAACTGCACACCCTCCAAACTCCTTGTTACGCACACACATCCCGACCACGTCGGCGCTGTCGCCGACTACGCCGTCGAGTACGATCTGACCGTCCTCGCACGGGCCGGGTATGAACACCGTTTCGAGCGCGCCACGGGGATCGCCCCCGAAGAAACGGTTCGCGACGGGAGGCTCATCGATGCGGGGACTCACACGCTTCGAGCGATCGCAACGCCCGGCCACGCCCCGGATCATCTCGCTCTCGACGTTCTCGGAGGCTCCGAGATGCTGGTCGGTGATCTCGCGGTCGCCGATGGGAGCGTGTTCGTCGGCGGAGAGGACGGCGATATGCGGGGCTATCTCACCGCGCTCCGGCGACTGCTGGCACGTAATCCCGACCGGCTCTATCCAGGACACGGCCCCGTCATCGAGGAGCCGGACGAGACGCTGTCACGGCTCATCGCCCACCGCATCGATCGCGAGCGTCGCATCGAGCGGGCGGTCCAGAAAGGTGCATCCACACCCGAAGAGATCGTCGAGCAGGTATACGAAAAGTCGCTCGACGGCGTCCGTGGTCTCGCCCAAAAGACGGTGATCGCCCATCTGGACAAGCTGGCGGTCGAGGATCGAGTCGTCTGGTCGAACGGCGCTGCTCGCCCGCGCTGA
- a CDS encoding MarR family transcriptional regulator, whose protein sequence is MSTITGERSDSIEEPLSDAEYRERLRELPPSAKLIAKVLETDAPLSQGQLAEESLLPDRTVRYALNRLEEVDLIGSRYSFRDARKQVYFLHN, encoded by the coding sequence ATGAGCACGATCACGGGTGAACGCTCGGACAGCATCGAAGAACCTCTCTCGGATGCGGAGTACCGCGAGCGCCTCCGCGAACTCCCCCCGAGCGCGAAACTGATCGCGAAAGTACTCGAAACCGATGCACCGCTCTCGCAGGGCCAGCTTGCAGAAGAGTCGCTGCTCCCGGATCGCACCGTCCGCTACGCGCTCAACCGACTCGAAGAGGTCGATCTGATCGGCTCCCGGTACAGCTTCCGTGACGCGCGCAAACAGGTCTACTTCCTGCACAACTGA
- a CDS encoding class I SAM-dependent methyltransferase, translating to MKGQEWYQATDIAQEYDDKRFSQGGRLIDRREKEAVLDAIGPVEDKKILEIACGTGRFTAMLAERGADIVGLDISAEMLGEARTKADAAGVGETIEFMRGDAGRLPFEDDEFDAVIAMRFFHLADTPAEYLAEIKRVSNGDVMFDTFKNTSTRSIYNWALPMGSRLYSRSEVHSLIKGAGLELVGDSHDFVLPYGFYRSLPNSLANVFRRVDTTIGKSPIGDSIASVSYWHASV from the coding sequence GTGAAAGGGCAGGAGTGGTACCAGGCGACTGACATCGCCCAGGAATACGACGACAAGCGGTTCTCCCAGGGCGGCCGTCTCATCGACCGACGGGAGAAAGAAGCCGTGCTCGATGCGATCGGGCCCGTCGAGGACAAGAAGATCCTCGAAATAGCTTGCGGTACCGGCCGGTTCACCGCCATGCTGGCCGAGCGCGGAGCGGATATCGTCGGTCTGGACATCTCGGCGGAGATGCTCGGCGAAGCCCGGACGAAAGCCGACGCCGCCGGGGTTGGTGAGACGATCGAGTTCATGCGTGGCGACGCTGGACGGCTTCCGTTCGAGGACGATGAGTTCGACGCCGTCATCGCGATGCGGTTTTTCCACCTCGCCGATACCCCCGCGGAGTATCTCGCGGAGATCAAGCGCGTCTCGAACGGCGACGTAATGTTCGATACCTTCAAAAACACCAGTACGCGCAGCATCTACAACTGGGCGCTCCCGATGGGCTCACGACTGTATTCTCGCTCCGAGGTCCACTCCTTGATCAAGGGTGCTGGGCTGGAGCTAGTCGGAGACTCTCACGACTTCGTCCTTCCCTACGGGTTCTATCGATCGCTGCCGAACTCGCTCGCGAACGTGTTCCGTCGTGTCGATACGACGATCGGAAAGAGCCCGATCGGCGATTCGATCGCGTCGGTCTCGTACTGGCACGCCAGCGTTTGA